From the genome of Torulaspora globosa chromosome 2, complete sequence, one region includes:
- the RPL9B gene encoding 60S ribosomal protein uL6 (ancestral locus Anc_2.236), with protein MKYVQTEQFIEVPQGVTVNIRSRVVKVTGPRGTLVKNLKHIDVTFTKVNERQIKVTVHNGDRKHVAALRTVKSLVDNLITGVTKGYKYKMRYVYAHFPINVNVIDKDGKKFIEIRNFLGDKKVRLVPVREGVSVEFSTNQKDEMVLSGNSVEDVSQNAADVQQICRVRNKDIRKFLDGIYVSEKGVIEQEA; from the coding sequence ATGAAATACGTCCAAACCGAGCAATTTATCGAAGTCCCACAAGGTGTTACGGTCAACATCAGATCCAGAGTTGTCAAGGTCACTGGTCCAAGAGGTACTTTagtcaagaacttgaagcaCATTGATGTTACCTTCACCAAGGTAAATGAAAGACAAATCAAGGTCACCGTTCACAACGGTGATAGAAAACACGTCGCTGCTTTGAGAACCGTCAAGTCCTTGGTCGACAACTTGATCACTGGTGTCACCAAGGGTTACAAGTACAAGATGAGATACGTCTACGCGCATTTCCCAATCAATGTCAACGTCATCGACAAGGACGGCAAGAAATTCATCGAAatcagaaacttcttgggTGACAAGAAGGTCAGACTGGTGCCTGTCAGAGAGGGTGTTAGCGTCGAATTCTCTACCAATCAGAAGGACGAAATGGTCTTGTCCGGTAACTCTGTTGAAGACGTCTCCCAAAACGCTGCTgatgttcaacaaatttGCCGTGTCAGAAACAAGGATATCCGTAAGTTCTTGGATGGTATCTACGTTTCTGAAAAGGGCGTCATCGAGCAAGAAGCATGA
- the KGD1 gene encoding alpha-ketoglutarate dehydrogenase KGD1 (ancestral locus Anc_2.237) has product MLRSIPSSCNGSSRFLKNCLVRRISIPRSTARVVVSTGFSKKRCFATSTDNFLSTSNANYIDEMYEAWKADPSSVHASWNAYFKNMGNKNIPASNAFQAPPNLVGGPTGAENLPLDSPGTSVDENVMVHLKVQLLCRAYQVRGHLKAHIDPLQISFGDDKSKPIPKELTLEYYGFTERDLDKEINLGPGILPRFARDGRTKMTLREIINAMEKLYCRSYGIQYTHIPSKEKCEWLRERIEIPTPYQYTIDQKRQILDRLTWATSFESFLSTKFPNDKRFGLEGLEAVVPGIKTLVDRSVELGVEDVVLGMAHRGRLNVLSNVVRKPNESIFSEFKGSCAQDEAEGSGDVKYHLGMNYKRPTTSGRYVNLSLVANPSHLEAQVPVVLGRTRSILQSKNDLEQKTKALAVLLHGDAAFAGQGVVYETMGFVNLPEYSTGGTIHVITNNQIGFTTDPRFARSTPYPSDLAKAIDAPIFHVNANDVEAVTFIFNLAAEWRQTFHTDAIIDVVGWRKHGHNETDQPSFTQPLMYQKIAKQKSVIDVYTEKLVVEGSFTKADIEEHKKWIWNLFEEAFEKRKDYKPTSREWLTAAWEDFKSPKELATEILPHEPTNVKAEILKDIGKAISSWPENFEVHRNLKRILTNRGKSVETGTGIDWSTGEALAFGTLALEGYNVRVSGEDVERGTFSQRHAVLHDQSSEKIYTPLKNLSDKQGDFTISNSSLSEYGVMGFEYGFSLTDPDYFVMWEAQFGDFANTAQVIIDQFIAGGEQKWKQRSGLVLSLPHGYDGQGPEHSSGRLERFLQLANEDQRFFPSEEKLQRQHQDCNFQVAYPTTPANLFHILRRQQHRQFRKPLALFFSKQLLRHPLARSDLSEFTEGSFQWIIEDQEHGKAIGSKEETKRLVLLTGQVYAALHKKRADLDDKTTAFLKIEQPHPFPFAQLRDTINSYPNLEDIVWCQEEPLNMGSWSYVAPRLTTVLKETEKYKNHVVRYCGRNPSGAVAAGSKALHVAEEEAFLKDVFTSS; this is encoded by the coding sequence ATGTTGAGATCCATCCCGTCATCGTGTAATGGCAGTAgcaggttcttgaagaactgcttgGTTAGAAGGATATCGATACCCAGGAGTACTGCCAGAGTTGTGGTATCGACGGGGTTTAGCAAGAAGAGATGTTTTGCTACTAGCACTGACAACTTTTTATCTACTTCCAATGCTAATTATATTGATGAGATGTATGAGGCTTGGAAAGCCGATCCTTCCTCGGTTCATGCGTCTTGGAACGCttatttcaagaatatggGGAATAAGAATATACCGGCTTCTAATGCTTTCCAGGCGCCACCAAATCTAGTAGGCGGTCCCACCGGGGCAGAAAATTTGCCGCTGGACAGTCCGGGGACCTCTGTTGACGAGAATGTTATGGTTCATCTGAAAGTACAACTGCTGTGTAGGGCCTATCAAGTCAGAGGTCATTTGAAGGCACATATTGATCCGCTGCAGATTTCGTTTGGCGACGATAAATCCAAGCCAATTCCAAAGGAGTTAACACTCGAGTACTACGGATTCACTGAACGTGACTTGGATAAAGAGATCAATTTGGGACCAGGTATCCTGCCCAGGTTTGCAAGGGATGGTAGGACAAAGATGACTCTGAGGGAGATCATCAATGCCATGGAGAAATTATACTGTCGATCGTACGGTATTCAGTACACGCATATTCCTTCCAAGGAAAAATGTGAATGGTTGAGAGAGAGAATCGAGATTCCAACGCCGTACCAGTACACCATCGATCAGAAGAGACAGATCTTGGACAGACTGACATGGGCAACTTCTTTTGAATCGTTTCTGTCCACAAAGTTCCCTAATGATAAAAGATTTGGTTTGGAAGGTTTGGAAGCGGTAGTGCCCGGTATCAAGACGTTGGTCGATCGCTCGGTGGAGCTGGGTGTTGAGGATGTTGTGTTGGGTATGGCTCATCGTGGTAGATTGAACGTTTTATCGAACGTTGTTCGTAAGCCTAATGAGTCCATTTTTTCTGAATTCAAAGGTTCTTGTGctcaagatgaagcagagGGCTCTGGTGATGTTAAGTATCATCTCGGTATGAACTATAAGAGACCGACGACCTCTGGTAGATACGTTAACCTGTCGCTGGTTGCTAACCCATCTCATTTGGAAGCCCAGGTTCCTGTTGTCTTGGGTAGAACCAGATCTATTCTGCAATCAAAGAACGACTTGGAACAAAAGACAAAGGCACTAGCTGTCTTACTACACGGCGATGCTGCTTTTGCTGGTCAAGGTGTTGTTTATGAGACGATGGGGTTCGTTAACTTACCAGAATACTCTACTGGCGGTACTATTCATGTTATTACCAACAACCAAATAGGTTTCACAACCGATCCAAGATTTGCTAGATCGACGCCATACCCATCCGACTTGGCAAAGGCCATTGATGCCCCAATCTTCCACGTCAACGCCAACGACGTTGAGGCCGTGACTTTTATCTTTAATCTGGCTGCAGAATGGAGGCAAACTTTCCATACAGATGCCATCATTGATGTTGTTGGCTGGAGAAAGCATGGTCACAATGAAACCGATCAGCCCTCTTTCACTCAGCCTTTGATGTACCAGAAGATAGCCAAGCAAAAATCTGTCATTGACGTTTACACCGAGAAACTTGTTGTTGAGGGCTCTTTCACTAAGGCTGACATTGAGGAACATAAGAAGTGGATCTGGAATTTATTCGAGGAAGCGTtcgagaagagaaaggatTACAAACCTACTTCCAGGGAATGGCTGACCGCTGCCTGGGAAGATTTTAAGTCTCCAAAGGAATTGGCGACCGAAATCTTACCACACGAACCTACTAATGTCAAGGCTgaaatcttgaaggacATCGGTAAGGCCATCTCCTCATGGCCAGAGAACTTCGAAGTTCATAGAAACTTGAAGAGAATTTTGACCAACAGGGGTAAGTCTGTTGAAACAGGTACAGGCATTGACTGGTCTACTGGTGAGGCTTTGGCCTTTGGTACTTTAGCGCTGGAAGGCTACAACGTTAGGGTCTCCGGAGAAGACGTTGAAAGAGGTACCTTTTCGCAACGTCATGCTGTTTTGCATGATCAAAGCTCTGAAAAGATTTATACACctctgaagaacttgagtGACAAGCAAGGTGATTTTACAATATCGAACTCTTCATTGTCGGAGTATGGTGTTATGGGTTTCGAGTACGGCTTTTCCTTGACCGACCCAGACTATTTCGTCATGTGGGAAGCTCAGTTCGGTGATTTCGCGAACACTGCTCAGGTCATTATCGATCAGTTTATTGCCGGTGGTGAGCAGAAGTGGAAGCAGCGTTCTGGTTTGGTTCTTTCCTTACCTCACGGTTACGATGGACAGGGCCCAGAGCACTCATCCGGTAGATTGGAAAGATTCCTACAGCTCGCTAatgaagatcaaagattcttcCCTTCTGAGGAGAAATTGCAAAGACAACATCAAGATTGTAACTTCCAGGTCGCATACCCAACCACCCCAGCCAACCTGTTCCACATTTTGAGAAGACAACAGCACCGTCAATTCCGTAAGCCTTTGGCCCTATTTTTCTCGAAGCAATTGTTGCGTCATCCACTGGCCAGGTCTGATCTGTCAGAGTTCACTGAAGGCTCCTTCCAATGGATCATCGAAGACCAGGAACATGGCAAGGCGATCGgatccaaagaagagacGAAGCGACTAGTCCTATTAACCGGCCAGGTCTATGCTGCTCTGCATAAGAAGCGTGCCGACTTGGACGATAAGACTACAGCTTTCTTAAAGATAGAACAACCACATCCATTCCCATTTGCCCAATTACGCGACACCATCAACTCTTATCCAAACTTGGAAGACATTGTATGGTGTCAAGAAGAGCCTTTGAACATGGGTTCCTGGTCATACGTCGCTCCAAGATTGACCACTGTCTTGAAAGAGACTGAGAAATACAAAAACCACGTTGTTAGATACTGTGGCAGAAATCCAAGTGGTGCCGTTGCAGCTGGTAGTAAGGCCTTGCATGTTGCcgaagaggaagctttCCTAAAGGACGTTTTCACCTCTTCGTGA
- the AYR1 gene encoding acylglycerone-phosphate reductase (ancestral locus Anc_2.238) codes for MTEETTRKVAVVTGASSGIGYAITSELARNGYKVYACARRTGPMETLAKEFESGVIVPYCLDVTKEAEILELKRTLASELPYRKLDLLYNNAGQSCTFPALDVTNDMIEQCFKVNVFGHANMCRELAQFVINAKGTIVFTGSIAGIGVFPFSSIYAASKAAIHQYARDLHLELKPLGVRVINAVTGGVSTDIADKRPLPATSIYNFKEGIEVFQNRQLMAKKNSPMSAETYAAKMVQDILSDRDPVDVYRGSFASTMSWVILLVPYWILEFFVSKKFKLDKVYNILKQRKE; via the coding sequence ATGACAGAAGAGACAACAAGAAAGGTTGCCGTGGTTACAGGAGCCTCATCAGGCATTGGCTACGCCATAACAAGCGAGCTCGCCAGGAACGGTTATAAAGTGTACGCCTGTGCCAGAAGAACCGGTCCTATGGAGACCCTCGCCAAGGAATTCGAATCAGGGGTCATCGTTCCGTACTGCTTGGATGTGACCAAAGAAGCCGAGATTCTCGAGCTGAAGCGCACTTTGGCCTCAGAGTTGCCCTACCGCAAGCTAGACCTTTTGTACAACAATGCAGGTCAGAGTTGTACGTTCCCGGCGCTCGACGTGACCAACGACATGATCGAGCAATGTTTCAAAGTGAACGTCTTCGGTCACGCCAACATGTGCCGTGAGCTGGCCCAGTTCGTGATCAACGCCAAGGGCACCATAGTGTTCACCGGCTCCATCGCGGGCATCGGCGTGTTCCCCTTCTCCAGCATCTATGCGGCTTCCAAAGCCGCCATTCACCAATACGCTCGCGATCTGCACCTGGAGCTCAAACCGCTCGGCGTCAGAGTGATCAACGCCGTCACCGGCGGCGTCAGCACCGACATCGCCGACAAGAGGCCCTTGCCTGCCACCTCCATCTACAACTTCAAAGAGGGAATCGAAGTCTTCCAAAACAGGCAACTCATGGCCAAAAAGAACTCCCCCATGTCCGCTGAAACTTACGCAGCAAAAATGGTCCAAGACATCCTCAGCGACAGAGATCCCGTCGACGTCTACAGAGGCTCCTTCGCCTCGACAATGTCGTGGGTCATCCTGCTCGTTCCATACTGGATTCTAGAATTCTTCGTGtccaagaaattcaagCTAGACAAGGTGTATAACATATTGAAACAGAGGAAAGAATGA
- the SIM1 gene encoding putative glucosidase SIM1 (ancestral locus Anc_2.239) yields the protein MRISSAALAATLIGSVSALPHLQVKRDEDCVTTVADAHQHKRAVAVEYVYQTITVDGHGQTVGRISDVTTPTSTLSPAAPSSVAVTTSSQAAAATTLSSEAQTTTLSQTPSSSSPAVATSSAETSSSAVAASSAVATSSAGPSAGPSSSTSSTGGISGDLGAFSGPSEKFQDGTIPCSQFPAGQGVISLDWVGLGGWSGVENADTSTGGNCKDGSYCSYACQAGMSKTQWPSSQPADGRSIGGLYCKGGFLYRSNTNSDYLCEWGVPSASVVSKLNQDVAICRTDYPGTENMVIPTLVGAGQSQPLTVVDQDSYYTWRGMKTSAQYYVNNAGVSVEDGCVWGDAGSGIGNWAPLNFGAGQTGGITYLSLIPNPNNKAPLNFNVKIVAADSSSVVQGECYYENGKYNGNGADGCTVAVTSGSAHFVLY from the coding sequence ATGAGAatttcatctgctgctTTAGCTGCCACTTTGATTGGCTCTGTTTCTGCGTTGCCTCATCTGCAGGTGAAGCGTGACGAGGACTGTGTCACTACCGTGGCCGACGCTCATCAGCACAAGAGAGCTGTCGCTGTCGAATACGTGTACCAGACGATCACTGTCGACGGACATGGTCAAACCGTGGGGAGAATCAGCGATGTGACGACTCCAACTTCTACGTTGTCTCCAGCCGCTCCTTCTTCCGTCGCTGTCACGACGTCCAGCCAGGCTGCCGCAGCCACCACTTTGTCCTCCGAGGCACAGACGACCACCTTGAGCCAGACACCTTCGAGTTCTTCGCCTGCAGTGGCTACTTCATCTGCTGAGACTAGTTCGTCTGCTGTGGCTGCTTCGTCTGCAGTGGCTACTTCTTCTGCTGGCCCGTCTGCCGGCCCTTCGTCTTCTACCTCTTCGACTGGCGGCATCTCGGGTGATTTGGGCGCCTTTTCGGGCCCAAGCGAGAAGTTCCAGGACGGAACCATTCCTTGTAGCCAATTCCCAGCCGGTCAAGGTGTCATTTCTCTCGACTGGGTCGGCCTCGGCGGTTGGTCTGGTGTCGAGAACGCTGACACTTCTACCGGTGGCAACTGTAAGGATGGCTCCTACTGTTCGTACGCTTGCCAGGCAGGTATGTCCAAGACTCAATGGCCATCAAGCCAGCCTGCTGATGGCAGATCTATTGGTGGTCTGTACTGTAAGGGTGGGTTCTTGTACCGCTCCAACACCAACAGTGACTACCTATGTGAGTGGGGTGTGCCATCCGCCTCCGTTGTCTCGAAGTTGAACCAAGACGTTGCCATCTGTAGGACCGATTACCCCGGCACCGAGAACATGGTTATCCCAACCCTCGTCGGCGCCGGTCAGTCGCAGCCTTTGACTGTAGTCGACCAAGATTCGTACTACACCTGGAGAGGAATGAAGACTTCTGCCCAATACTACGTCAACAACGCGGGTGTCTCTGTCGAGGACGGCTGTGTTTGGGGCGACGCTGGCTCCGGTATCGGTAACTGGGCTCCCTTGAACTTTGGCGCTGGTCAAACCGGTGGTATCACTTACCTATCTTTGATTCCAAATCCAAACAACAAGGCCCCATTGAACTTCAACGTCAAGATCGTCGCTGCCGACTCTTCCTCAGTGGTTCAAGGTGAATGTTACTACGAGAACGGCAAATACAACGGCAACGGTGCTGATGGTTGTACCGTCGCTGTGACTTCTGGTTCCGCTCATTTTGTTCTCTACTAA
- the POG1 gene encoding Pog1p (ancestral locus Anc_2.240) has protein sequence MQETTAEQQKQKKSSVRSREPSDELEKRGVEASSNIPNSDSAAGRYSDLKRQFMNELGLGQYYEIQVRDNATFNRLLESRIEQQRKEVEEQRDRNLTTLSVVLDKCIKSDKITGDLIERILDLVGIPRHGDKPVEPCSKRRRLTSPMTSPKGRSRILSDATALASKDAQGFVAPVQNVQGTYPMLYHGGAGPAPWLPQQFNKPLPPQNQYQSSFPAGLGMSVTRSREPSMAQNNENQPGVRPGSYSPVHIAPVSNPGSSALPSTGPTGRASLMTMHPESPQKAPANFLLPSHQAQSQYRMKTEPVSQRKTAGHRRSQSATVLPNASGSGSVRSPVRELQASPQRPVNFLIHTPKHPPPT, from the coding sequence ATGCAGGAAACCACTGCGGAAcagcagaagcagaagaagagcagcgTTCGAAGCCGAGAGCCGTCCGATGAGCTTGAGAAGAGAGGTGTAGAAGCGAGCTCCAACATACCGAATAGCGACAGCGCAGCGGGCCGCTATTCTGACTTGAAAAGGCAGTTCATGAATGAGCTGGGTTTGGGCCAGTACTACGAAATTCAGGTGCGCGATAATGCCACATTCAACCGACTGCTGGAGAGTCGAATAGAACAACAACGTaaagaagtggaagaacAGCGAGATAGAAATCTGACCACTCTGAGCGTGGTACTTGACAAATGTATCAAGAGTGATAAGATTACAGGGGATCTGATTGAAAGGATACTAGATCTTGTCGGGATACCTCGTCACGGCGACAAGCCTGTAGAGCCATGCTCCAAGAGGAGACGGTTAACCTCTCCGATGACGAGTCCGAAAGGTCGTAGCCGAATTCTCTCGGACGCAACAGCACTGGCCTCCAAAGATGCACAAGGTTTTGTAGCGCCAGTCCAAAACGTGCAAGGCACATATCCTATGCTGTACCACGGTGGAGCGGGACCTGCACCGTGGCTGCCGCAACAGTTCAACAAACCGTTGCCGCCTCAAAACCAATACCAGAGCTCTTTCCCAGCGGGACTGGGAATGTCTGTCACAAGATCCAGAGAACCCAGCATGGCTCAGAATAATGAAAACCAGCCCGGTGTTCGGCCGGGATCGTATTCTCCCGTCCATATTGCGCCAGTCTCCAATCCGGGTTCTTCTGCATTGCCCTCCACTGGGCCGACTGGCCGAGCTTCGCTAATGACGATGCATCCAGAGTCACCTCAGAAAGCACCGGCGAATTTTCTGCTGCCTTCACATCAAGCTCAATCTCAGTATAGGATGAAAACAGAGCCGGTGTCTCAGCGCAAGACCGCGGGACACCGACGGTCACAAAGTGCGACCGTTCTGCCTAATGCATCTGGATCGGGCTCTGTGAGGTCGCCCGTCAGAGAGCTTCAGGCATCGCCGCAACGGCCAGTGAATTTCCTGATACATACCCCTAAGCATCCTCCTCCGACATGA